CAGGCAGGCCATCGTCGACCTCGTTCGCCAGCTCCCCCGCCAGCCGAAGGTGCGCGTCGAGCGCGGTGACTTCCTCGAACCCGAGGCGGGTGTAGAACGGGCCGTTCCACGCGAGATCGCGGAAGGTGGTCAGCGTCAGCGCCTTGAAGCCGGTGTTGCGCGCGTCGATCTGGGCCGCCCGCACCAGCCCCGCACCGATCCCGCGCCGCTGGAAGGCGGGGGCGACGTCCATCTCCCAGATATGGAGTTCCCGCCGGAAGGGCTCGGCCACGAGGAAACCCGCCATCGCCTCGCCGACATGGACGACAAGGCTGTGACCCTTGCGGATCAGGCGGGCATAATCGGCTTCGGAGCGGGTGTGATCGGGGTCGATGGCCGGTTCCCCCGCAAAGGCGACAGCCGCCGCCCGCTCAATCCCCGGCATCGCCTCGGCATCCGTCGGCCGCGCGAGCCTGAGCGACCAGCCGCTCATTCCTCGGTCCGGATCAGGACAGTCTCACCCAGCAGCAGGAACAGGAAGAATGGCGCCCATGCGGCGAGCAGCGGCGGATATCCGCCGAAGCTGCCCATCGCCAGTGCGGCATTGTCGACCACGAAATAGGCAAAGCCGAGCGCCATGCCGATGATCGCCCGCACGAATAGCTGCCCCGACCGCGCCAGCCCGAAGGCGGCGATCGAGCCGAGCAGCGGCATCAGCAGCGCGGACAGCGGCCCGGACAAGCGGTGCCACCACTTGGCGCGCATCTCGTCGGTGTTGCGCCCCGCCGCCTCATAGGCGTCGATGCTGTGCGACAATTCCCAGAAGCTTTGCGCATCGGCATCCACCGATTGCAGCATGATCCGTTCGGGCGAGAGGCTCTGCCCCACCACCAGCGCTGCCGGGCGTTCGGTGATGGCGCCTGCCACATCGAACTTCACCGGCTTTTCCAGCCGCCAGCCGGGCGCGGCGAAGGTCGCGCGGGAGGCGCGGACCTGTTCCCGGATGATCCCGCCCGGCGCACGCGCATACCAGGTCACGCCGGTCAGCACGGTGGCATTGCCCGAGCCCGTCAGCGTCGCAGCGGTGAGGATGTTGTCGCCGTCGGTCAGATAGATGTTCGACCGCGGCGTACCCGCGCCGCCGGTCGCTGCGGGGATCGGGCCGTAATCCGCCGCTTGCCATGCCTTGATCGTGGCATTGGCGCGGGTCACGATCCGCTCGTTGAAGCCAAAGCTCACCAGCGAGACCACCGCCGCCGTCAACAGCAGCGGGGAGAGCACCTGATGCGCGCTGAGGCCCGCCGCCTTCATCGCCACGACCTCGCTGTTCTGGTTCAACGTCACCAGTGTGATCAGCGTCGCCAGTAGCACCGAATAAGGCAGGAAGCGCGACAGGAGCTGCGGCACCCTGAGGCTGGCATATTGCAGGATCTCGGCCTGACCATTGCCCGGTGCGGCAAGGATCTCTCCGGTCTCGGCGAGAAGATCGAGCGCCAGCAGCACCAGGACCAGCATGATGAGCACCGCGAAGATGCGCACCACAAACAGCTTCGCCAGATACAGCGTCAAGGTGCGCGAGGGGAAGAAATCGAGCTGCATCGCCAGTCTACTCCGCCGCAGCGGCTTCTACCGGCTGATAGGCCCGCGGTGCGCGGCGCTTGAACAGTTTGCCAATCCGCTTGCCCAGCTTGGCGAAGGCCATTTCCAGCGCGCCGATCGCCTGTCCGCCGGGGACATAGGCCACGCGGTAATACATCCACACGATCAGCCCCGCGAACAGCACGAAGGGCACCCAGAAGGCGAGGATCGGATCGAGCCGCCCCAGCGAGGCCACGTCCTCACCATACTGGTTCACCTTGTGATAGGCGACCACCATCACGATCGACACGAACACGCCCAGCGCGCTGGTTGACCGTTTGGGCGGGATCGCCAGCGCCACCGCGAGCAGCGGCATCAGGAACATCATCACGATCTCGACTAGGCGGAAATTGAAGCTCGCCACGCTCGCCTCGCGCTGGTCGGGCGCGCTGTCGCCGCTCCAGCCGATCCTGAGCAGCTCCGGCAGGATGTACTCGCGCGTGGCATCGCCGCGCGCGCGGAATTTCTCGATGGCGGGCAGATCGATCGGCAGATCGTGGCGGCTGAAACTGA
This DNA window, taken from Porphyrobacter sp. ULC335, encodes the following:
- the lptG gene encoding LPS export ABC transporter permease LptG, translating into MQLDFFPSRTLTLYLAKLFVVRIFAVLIMLVLVLLALDLLAETGEILAAPGNGQAEILQYASLRVPQLLSRFLPYSVLLATLITLVTLNQNSEVVAMKAAGLSAHQVLSPLLLTAAVVSLVSFGFNERIVTRANATIKAWQAADYGPIPAATGGAGTPRSNIYLTDGDNILTAATLTGSGNATVLTGVTWYARAPGGIIREQVRASRATFAAPGWRLEKPVKFDVAGAITERPAALVVGQSLSPERIMLQSVDADAQSFWELSHSIDAYEAAGRNTDEMRAKWWHRLSGPLSALLMPLLGSIAAFGLARSGQLFVRAIIGMALGFAYFVVDNAALAMGSFGGYPPLLAAWAPFFLFLLLGETVLIRTEE
- a CDS encoding GNAT family N-acetyltransferase — encoded protein: MSGWSLRLARPTDAEAMPGIERAAAVAFAGEPAIDPDHTRSEADYARLIRKGHSLVVHVGEAMAGFLVAEPFRRELHIWEMDVAPAFQRRGIGAGLVRAAQIDARNTGFKALTLTTFRDLAWNGPFYTRLGFEEVTALDAHLRLAGELANEVDDGLPADRRCAMICFLD